The Chryseobacterium sp. 52 genome includes a region encoding these proteins:
- a CDS encoding tetratricopeptide repeat protein: MNTKIIFLSFLIAFSFSNAVFGQENYRTLVYEGNQKFNGKDYDGASSKYMEAVKVNEKDFTAHYNLGNALYKSKKYEEAKAEFDKAQKLSQTLPDKTAALHNLGNAYMQMNQPEKAAEYYKQALKQDPYNESTRKNYEIAKLKEKEKEQQQGEQNNSGKGGGGNDQNKNDDQKGDKKDQKQDQGSGQKNEGKSEQGDTPKQDQNEEGKMPKNLENAILDKVSEKEKETARKILNKNSYSMPQSNEKDW; the protein is encoded by the coding sequence ATGAATACTAAAATCATTTTTTTATCGTTTCTTATTGCTTTCTCATTCTCAAACGCAGTGTTTGGGCAGGAAAACTATAGAACTTTAGTCTATGAGGGTAATCAGAAATTTAATGGGAAAGACTATGACGGAGCATCCTCTAAATACATGGAGGCTGTAAAAGTTAATGAAAAAGATTTTACAGCTCATTATAATTTAGGGAACGCATTGTATAAAAGCAAGAAGTATGAAGAGGCTAAAGCAGAATTTGATAAGGCGCAGAAGCTTTCTCAGACACTGCCTGATAAAACAGCCGCTCTTCATAACCTTGGAAATGCATATATGCAGATGAACCAGCCTGAAAAAGCGGCTGAATATTATAAGCAGGCCCTTAAACAGGATCCTTACAACGAATCGACCAGGAAGAATTATGAAATTGCCAAGCTGAAAGAAAAGGAAAAAGAGCAACAACAAGGCGAACAAAATAACTCTGGAAAAGGCGGTGGTGGTAATGATCAGAATAAAAATGATGATCAGAAAGGCGACAAAAAAGATCAAAAGCAGGATCAGGGCAGCGGCCAGAAGAATGAAGGAAAAAGCGAACAGGGGGATACTCCTAAGCAGGACCAGAATGAGGAAGGTAAAATGCCTAAAAACCTTGAAAATGCCATTTTAGATAAAGTAAGCGAAAAAGAAAAAGAAACCGCCAGAAAAATCTTAAACAAGAATTCTTATTCGATGCCTCAAAGCAACGAAAAAGATTGGTGA
- a CDS encoding DinB family protein, giving the protein MNYHFQAHRQVRKNLLGILQNTSHEDLLLIPDGFNNNIYWNIAHTVATQQLLHYYLSGNPFRIDKYWIETYKKGTLPNLNVQKSEVEDLEFLLTETSKILMKDYDSDFFSDYTPYTTSFGMDLKSIQDAIIFNNIHESLHYGYALAQKRAILGEKY; this is encoded by the coding sequence ATGAATTATCATTTTCAAGCACACAGACAAGTGAGAAAGAACCTTTTAGGCATCCTGCAGAACACTTCCCACGAAGATCTTCTGCTGATTCCTGACGGTTTCAACAACAATATATACTGGAATATTGCCCATACCGTTGCTACTCAGCAGCTGTTGCATTATTATCTGAGCGGAAATCCTTTCAGAATTGATAAATATTGGATCGAAACCTATAAAAAAGGGACACTTCCGAACCTGAATGTACAAAAATCTGAAGTAGAAGATCTTGAGTTTTTACTCACCGAAACTTCAAAGATTTTAATGAAAGATTACGACAGTGACTTCTTTTCAGACTATACGCCGTATACCACAAGTTTCGGAATGGATCTGAAAAGCATCCAGGATGCTATCATCTTCAACAATATACATGAAAGTCTCCATTACGGATATGCACTGGCACAGAAAAGAGCAATTTTAGGAGAAAAATATTGA
- a CDS encoding DUF58 domain-containing protein, producing MEIKDIVKKVKQIEIRTRKKTEASLMGQYHSAFKGQGMTFSEVRPYQFGDEIRRIDWNKTARFREPFVKVMEEERELTMMILVDISASMDYGTKGQLKREYVAEIAASLGFSAAGNNDKVGLILFADKVYKVIPPQKGRKHILSIISNILTADYVPAVSKIDKAMEYMMGIFKRKSLVFLFSDFEDTYDSKMLRVASKKHQLLGMRIYDEKDNEIPDVGYVLLHDSETGKEVWANTSSSRWRYTFAEAQKQKLRALEEDFATSSASFMNINTGADYSKMLYNYFQKK from the coding sequence ATGGAAATAAAAGATATTGTAAAAAAAGTAAAGCAGATAGAGATCCGTACCCGAAAGAAGACGGAAGCTTCGCTTATGGGACAGTATCACAGTGCTTTTAAAGGACAGGGAATGACCTTCTCTGAAGTTCGTCCCTATCAGTTTGGTGACGAAATACGAAGAATCGACTGGAACAAAACAGCCCGTTTCCGTGAGCCGTTCGTAAAGGTAATGGAAGAGGAAAGAGAGCTGACCATGATGATTCTGGTAGATATTTCCGCATCTATGGACTACGGAACCAAAGGCCAGCTGAAAAGGGAATACGTGGCAGAAATTGCTGCCAGCCTTGGATTCTCTGCTGCCGGAAACAATGATAAAGTAGGATTAATCCTTTTTGCAGATAAAGTATATAAAGTGATTCCGCCACAAAAAGGCAGAAAACATATCCTTTCTATTATCAGTAATATTCTGACGGCAGATTATGTGCCTGCTGTATCGAAGATCGATAAAGCCATGGAATATATGATGGGGATTTTCAAAAGGAAATCTCTGGTTTTTCTGTTTTCAGATTTTGAAGATACTTATGATTCTAAAATGCTGCGGGTAGCTTCAAAAAAGCATCAGCTCCTTGGCATGAGGATTTATGATGAAAAAGATAATGAAATTCCTGATGTAGGCTATGTGCTTTTGCATGATTCTGAAACAGGAAAAGAAGTCTGGGCCAATACTTCCAGCTCAAGATGGAGATATACCTTTGCTGAAGCCCAAAAACAGAAACTGAGAGCTCTGGAAGAAGATTTTGCCACAAGTTCAGCAAGTTTTATGAATATCAACACGGGCGCAGATTATTCAAAAATGCTGTATAATTATTTCCAGAAGAAGTAA
- a CDS encoding VWA domain-containing protein, which translates to MFNFEFYSPWFLLLFLLFIPLFIKDAGGKKNKGIKVPTVENMADSGGIRAVLVLLKLSKYIILSALIIAMARPRSFTISQDRDDTKGVDIMLSIDVSLSMLAKDLSPDRITALKDIAVKFVQKRPNDRIGVVAYAAEAFTKVPVTSDHQVVIDEIKNLNSAGLEPGTAIGEGLSVAVNHLIKSKAKSKVVILMTDGVSNIQNAIPPQLASELAKNNHIKVYSIGIGTNGFALMPTSQDIFGDLIFTETAVTIDENTLRDIAQTTGGKYFRATSNSSLEEVYDEINQLERSDIKVSKLYNYDEYFKIFLWIALGMLVFDALLRWVIYKFLS; encoded by the coding sequence ATGTTTAATTTTGAATTTTACAGTCCGTGGTTCTTACTGCTTTTTCTGCTGTTTATTCCTCTTTTTATAAAGGATGCAGGCGGAAAGAAAAATAAAGGTATCAAAGTTCCTACGGTAGAGAATATGGCGGACAGTGGAGGAATCCGTGCTGTGCTTGTTCTGCTTAAACTGTCGAAATATATCATTCTTTCCGCGCTTATTATTGCGATGGCAAGACCGAGATCTTTTACCATTTCTCAGGACAGAGATGATACCAAAGGCGTAGATATTATGCTTTCTATAGATGTTTCCCTGAGCATGCTTGCGAAAGACCTTAGTCCGGACCGTATTACAGCATTAAAAGATATTGCCGTAAAGTTTGTTCAGAAGCGTCCGAATGACAGGATTGGCGTTGTAGCATATGCTGCAGAAGCTTTTACCAAAGTACCGGTGACTTCGGATCATCAGGTAGTCATTGACGAGATCAAAAATCTTAATTCTGCAGGTCTTGAACCGGGAACAGCAATCGGAGAAGGGCTTTCCGTAGCGGTTAACCATCTTATTAAAAGCAAAGCAAAAAGTAAGGTCGTGATTCTGATGACAGACGGAGTAAGCAATATTCAGAATGCGATACCGCCCCAGCTTGCTTCGGAACTGGCCAAAAACAATCATATAAAGGTATATTCCATTGGGATCGGAACCAACGGTTTTGCGTTGATGCCTACTTCACAGGATATTTTCGGAGATCTTATTTTTACAGAAACTGCTGTGACGATTGATGAAAATACATTGAGAGATATAGCGCAGACTACAGGTGGAAAATATTTCAGGGCAACTTCCAACAGCAGTTTGGAAGAAGTTTATGATGAAATTAACCAATTGGAGAGATCGGATATCAAGGTTTCCAAGCTGTACAACTATGATGAATATTTTAAAATTTTCCTTTGGATCGCTTTAGGAATGCTGGTTTTTGATGCATTGCTGCGATGGGTAATATATAAATTTTTAAGCTGA
- a CDS encoding peptide-N-glycosidase F-related protein, with translation MYQKLFFLSVLFAGLFNAQTTNRMNLISDAVYYDGYASTVSDPVPAGLIRLANTRYARKLTDAELNSFKAKIAMRVSIGALCDNYDRLGSVYLAMVPKNQPTYAINDANVKRIEVGRYITPFMSKNRTPNEVPYTYDLSNLYNVFHDATLRTAYDMYMELDVFGVPYAAQTQVAGCSGRIDVFSGNLTFFSTDTGATITDQNAIVPILTYNTLNNYNSTDVAGETVRIVNFNLPNAVTNARFYVISTPHGANNGGEEYVRRQNYTYIDDVQMLTYTPGGISCEPFRVYNTQGNGIYGAAPKSFSEWTSWNNWCPGNSVPIRGFTMPNIAAGNHTLKHTIPTAVFNQQQGDVYLSVYMQGKTTASLDVKDIKTVDVSIYPNPTSDFVNIKSKSDIVSISLFSIDGKKLSENYRENKIDLSAYSTGVYFLNIVLKDGITFKHKIIKK, from the coding sequence ATGTATCAAAAACTATTTTTTCTAAGCGTTCTTTTTGCAGGTCTTTTTAATGCACAGACGACCAACAGGATGAATCTGATTTCAGATGCTGTTTATTATGACGGCTATGCATCTACGGTATCCGATCCGGTTCCTGCAGGTCTCATCAGACTGGCAAATACCAGATACGCAAGGAAACTTACGGATGCTGAACTCAATTCTTTTAAAGCAAAAATTGCGATGAGAGTGAGTATAGGTGCCCTTTGTGACAATTATGACCGTCTGGGAAGTGTCTATTTAGCAATGGTTCCGAAAAACCAGCCTACTTACGCGATCAATGATGCGAATGTTAAAAGAATAGAAGTTGGCAGATACATTACCCCGTTTATGAGCAAAAACCGTACGCCTAATGAGGTTCCTTATACTTATGACTTAAGTAATCTTTACAATGTATTTCATGATGCTACATTACGTACTGCCTATGATATGTATATGGAGCTTGATGTTTTCGGCGTTCCTTATGCAGCACAGACACAGGTGGCAGGCTGCTCGGGAAGGATTGATGTTTTTTCAGGAAATCTTACTTTCTTTTCAACAGACACAGGAGCTACGATCACAGACCAAAACGCTATAGTTCCTATATTAACCTATAACACATTAAATAACTATAACAGCACTGATGTTGCCGGTGAAACCGTTAGGATTGTTAACTTCAACCTTCCCAATGCCGTTACCAACGCCCGTTTCTATGTAATATCCACTCCTCACGGGGCCAATAACGGTGGTGAAGAATATGTAAGAAGACAGAATTACACCTATATAGATGATGTGCAAATGCTTACCTATACACCCGGAGGAATTTCCTGCGAACCTTTCAGAGTATACAATACGCAAGGTAACGGAATTTACGGAGCAGCTCCAAAATCATTCTCAGAATGGACCTCATGGAATAACTGGTGTCCGGGGAACTCAGTTCCAATCAGAGGATTTACGATGCCAAACATAGCCGCAGGAAATCACACGCTGAAACATACCATCCCAACGGCTGTTTTCAATCAACAGCAGGGAGATGTATATTTGTCTGTTTATATGCAGGGTAAAACGACTGCTTCTTTGGATGTAAAAGATATTAAAACTGTAGATGTAAGCATATATCCCAATCCTACTTCTGATTTCGTGAATATAAAATCAAAGTCAGATATCGTTTCGATAAGTCTTTTCAGTATAGACGGAAAGAAATTGTCAGAAAACTACAGAGAAAACAAAATAGATCTTTCGGCTTACAGTACAGGCGTTTATTTTCTCAATATTGTTTTGAAAGACGGGATCACTTTTAAACATAAGATCATCAAGAAATAA
- a CDS encoding VWA domain-containing protein, whose protein sequence is MNWSLGNYWYLLLLLLLPLLSSFLIRFLRWKKKKREVFADSRFHEQLFDNRSGFTKFFPVLYLLGTLFLIFSIIDLLNGSEEVKTNQKLNNVIFMLDVSNSMNAEDIDPSRLVEAKNLMLGTMQKMKNDKIGIVIFAGEAISIMPLTTDYGSAETYISALETSSMKIQGTDFLKGMQVAAEKFKNVSKGSRKVILLSDGEDNEGNDNAAIRLANKEGISITSVGIGTDEGAPVPEYVYGQLMGYKTDMDGGTVISKRQTEALTKMAESTGGDYIDGNNVNEAPNKIVDAMNKKSSSAQTLVRSQNANHYYQYFLIVSIFFFFLIYILNPKRDFNI, encoded by the coding sequence ATGAATTGGTCTTTAGGAAATTACTGGTATTTACTTTTGCTGCTGCTGTTGCCGTTGCTATCTTCCTTTCTGATCCGTTTTTTGAGATGGAAAAAGAAAAAAAGAGAAGTATTTGCAGACAGCCGCTTTCATGAGCAATTATTTGATAACAGGTCAGGATTTACAAAATTCTTTCCCGTTTTATATCTTTTGGGAACTCTCTTTCTTATATTTTCTATTATTGATCTCCTGAACGGTTCGGAAGAAGTAAAAACCAACCAGAAGCTCAATAATGTGATTTTTATGCTGGATGTTTCCAATTCTATGAATGCGGAAGATATTGATCCCAGCCGTCTTGTGGAAGCCAAAAATCTGATGCTGGGGACCATGCAGAAAATGAAGAATGATAAAATAGGGATTGTAATCTTTGCAGGAGAAGCAATTTCTATTATGCCATTAACAACGGATTATGGTTCTGCAGAAACCTATATAAGTGCTTTGGAAACGAGTTCTATGAAGATTCAGGGAACTGATTTTCTGAAAGGAATGCAGGTTGCTGCTGAGAAATTTAAGAACGTAAGCAAAGGATCAAGAAAGGTTATTCTGCTGAGCGATGGTGAAGACAATGAAGGAAATGATAACGCTGCGATCAGGCTGGCCAACAAAGAAGGAATATCCATCACATCTGTAGGGATAGGAACAGATGAAGGAGCACCCGTTCCGGAATATGTTTATGGACAATTGATGGGCTATAAAACCGATATGGACGGTGGAACAGTGATCTCTAAAAGACAGACAGAAGCCCTTACCAAGATGGCAGAATCTACAGGAGGGGATTATATAGACGGAAATAATGTGAATGAAGCGCCCAATAAGATCGTGGATGCCATGAATAAAAAATCCTCATCTGCACAGACTCTGGTGAGATCTCAGAACGCGAATCATTATTATCAGTATTTTTTGATCGTATCTATTTTCTTTTTCTTTTTAATTTATATATTGAACCCGAAAAGAGATTTCAATATATAG
- a CDS encoding MarC family protein — protein sequence MEIFNDFSIKEIVTCFMVLFAVIDIIGSVPIVVSLQQKFGQIEAGKASITAGVIMIVFLFVGNKILKLIGVDVNSFAIAGAFVIFIIALEMILGIEINKTTEAKAASIVPIAFPLVAGAGTLTTTLSLRAEFHDINIILGIVLNTIFVYLVLKSAKWLENKMGEATLSILQKVFGIILLAISIKLFTANFAQLVQNYINF from the coding sequence ATGGAAATATTTAATGATTTCTCTATTAAAGAGATCGTTACCTGCTTTATGGTTCTTTTTGCCGTAATCGATATTATTGGCTCTGTTCCCATTGTGGTAAGCCTTCAGCAGAAATTTGGGCAGATAGAAGCCGGAAAAGCATCTATTACTGCAGGAGTAATCATGATTGTTTTTCTGTTCGTAGGAAATAAAATCCTCAAACTTATTGGAGTAGATGTCAATTCCTTTGCTATTGCAGGAGCTTTTGTGATTTTTATCATAGCCCTGGAAATGATTCTTGGAATTGAAATCAATAAAACCACTGAAGCAAAGGCGGCATCCATTGTCCCTATTGCATTTCCTCTGGTTGCAGGAGCAGGAACTCTTACGACAACCCTGTCACTGAGAGCTGAATTTCATGATATTAATATTATTTTAGGAATTGTTCTCAATACAATTTTCGTATATTTGGTGCTGAAATCAGCGAAATGGCTGGAAAACAAAATGGGAGAGGCTACTCTGTCTATTCTTCAGAAGGTTTTCGGGATCATCCTTTTGGCAATTTCAATAAAATTATTTACCGCAAACTTTGCCCAATTGGTGCAGAACTATATTAATTTTTAA
- a CDS encoding GNAT family N-acetyltransferase, with amino-acid sequence MSEVIIRKAVQEDCAPMLELIRELAEYEKALHEVTLNLDEFIEDGFGKSPVWGAFVAEFNNEIVGISLYYDRFSTWKGRRLYLEDLVVTERMRGKKIGKLLFDATLEYGKSNQYSGMVFQVLNWNEPAINFYKKYSPKFDNEWLNVSIELRD; translated from the coding sequence ATGAGTGAAGTTATTATTAGAAAAGCAGTTCAGGAAGACTGTGCTCCAATGCTGGAACTCATCAGAGAACTTGCAGAATATGAAAAGGCACTGCATGAAGTGACTTTAAATTTAGATGAGTTTATCGAAGACGGCTTCGGAAAATCTCCGGTTTGGGGAGCCTTTGTTGCTGAATTTAACAATGAGATCGTAGGAATTTCACTATATTATGACAGATTTTCTACCTGGAAAGGAAGAAGGCTGTATCTTGAAGATTTAGTGGTGACTGAAAGAATGAGAGGGAAAAAGATCGGAAAGCTTTTGTTTGATGCTACTTTGGAATACGGAAAATCAAACCAATACAGCGGAATGGTTTTTCAGGTATTGAACTGGAACGAACCAGCCATTAATTTTTATAAAAAATACAGCCCTAAGTTTGATAATGAATGGCTGAATGTCTCTATTGAATTGAGAGATTAA
- a CDS encoding BatD family protein: MQQRLIYILFILSSVISYGQVNLFMESDKAEYNGKDIVNLTIVLELNGIDLEPQTRFQLPDLSKFNIIGSGSVTNTLIDPATNTLVTQKVSRIALEPKKKGKIKIGSVLVTVNNKIYKTEPFDVTIKEIIERRSLASNISNDIYLNMEIEDREIYQDQPTIAVLRVYSKSMNNFRKVKDVHLPHQDNLNVHAVSFNKSEIDPSGAGNMASQIVAVFMVFPNEAGYVEVPSVSASISSYASKNKILSNKVKLSVKKLPEGSPECFKNAVGNFNVNVYNASKDKIEVEKPINVIVKVSGEGNLPDMHLPKILSSPDYEVFTPKITSRVAPGTTGMKGEILANYVIIPKKSGPISIQTEQFAFFDPASKEYVDLGQKTLALNAFSHDQILESRTTVEKVNEYTNTLLETVNTPVLKTTTFKVKEKSKFHWNILLTNIAILVGLFLIYLLFKTWQKKRALVRETTSPKPLGSVAETEKEIRETLKTDINDYFSYLENLKDNEEYQKFFDVLEEMDLEVRKQYFQSSSEDFRGFLESYKGSSVAEEYRNLSQRIQMEKYSPLKSPEGMEELLKAVVNLYSRISK, translated from the coding sequence ATGCAGCAAAGACTGATTTACATATTATTCATTCTTTCATCCGTAATTTCTTACGGACAGGTTAACCTGTTTATGGAATCTGATAAAGCAGAATACAATGGAAAGGATATTGTAAACCTTACCATTGTTCTGGAACTTAATGGTATTGACCTTGAGCCACAGACCCGTTTTCAGCTTCCTGACCTTTCAAAATTCAATATTATAGGGAGCGGATCGGTTACCAATACGCTGATTGACCCTGCTACCAATACTCTGGTTACTCAAAAAGTATCCAGAATTGCTCTTGAACCTAAGAAAAAAGGAAAAATAAAAATCGGTTCCGTACTGGTAACCGTTAATAATAAGATCTATAAGACAGAACCTTTTGATGTTACTATAAAAGAGATTATTGAAAGAAGATCTCTTGCTTCCAATATTTCCAACGATATCTATCTGAATATGGAGATAGAAGACCGTGAGATCTATCAGGATCAGCCTACCATAGCTGTTTTGAGAGTGTACTCTAAAAGCATGAACAATTTCAGAAAGGTAAAAGATGTTCATCTTCCGCATCAGGATAATCTTAATGTACATGCAGTAAGCTTCAACAAGTCGGAGATAGATCCTTCAGGAGCCGGGAATATGGCCTCCCAGATTGTCGCGGTTTTTATGGTATTCCCTAATGAGGCAGGCTATGTAGAGGTTCCTTCTGTATCGGCATCCATAAGCTCTTATGCAAGTAAAAATAAAATTCTATCCAATAAAGTAAAGCTTAGTGTAAAGAAACTTCCTGAGGGATCTCCTGAATGCTTTAAAAATGCAGTAGGGAATTTCAATGTGAATGTTTATAATGCTTCAAAGGATAAAATAGAGGTTGAAAAACCCATTAATGTCATCGTCAAAGTTTCGGGTGAGGGAAATCTTCCGGATATGCATCTTCCAAAGATCCTTTCATCTCCGGATTACGAGGTCTTTACCCCTAAGATTACATCCAGAGTTGCTCCCGGAACCACAGGAATGAAAGGAGAGATCCTTGCTAATTATGTTATTATTCCAAAAAAATCAGGACCTATTTCAATCCAGACCGAACAGTTTGCTTTCTTTGATCCGGCCAGTAAGGAATATGTAGATCTTGGGCAGAAAACCCTTGCACTGAATGCATTCTCCCACGATCAGATTCTGGAATCCCGTACAACGGTTGAGAAGGTAAACGAATACACCAATACCCTTTTAGAAACGGTAAATACGCCTGTTCTAAAGACCACTACATTTAAAGTAAAAGAGAAAAGCAAGTTCCACTGGAATATCCTTTTAACCAATATTGCCATTCTTGTAGGATTATTTTTGATCTATCTGTTATTTAAGACTTGGCAAAAAAAACGAGCGTTAGTTAGAGAAACAACATCTCCGAAACCGCTTGGTTCTGTGGCTGAAACAGAAAAAGAAATAAGAGAAACGCTGAAAACAGATATCAATGATTATTTCAGCTATCTTGAAAATCTTAAAGATAATGAAGAGTATCAAAAGTTCTTTGATGTCTTAGAGGAAATGGATCTTGAGGTAAGAAAGCAATATTTCCAAAGTTCTTCAGAGGATTTCAGAGGATTTCTGGAAAGTTATAAAGGATCTTCTGTTGCCGAGGAATACAGAAATTTATCACAAAGAATTCAAATGGAGAAATACTCACCATTGAAATCTCCGGAAGGAATGGAGGAACTTTTAAAGGCAGTTGTTAATTTGTATTCACGTATTAGCAAATAA
- a CDS encoding AAA family ATPase — protein sequence MSEIYQAEDIRQLTEKVKEKNYLFSLLRQEINKVIIGQEYMIDRLLVGLLGNGHVLLEGVPGLAKTLAIKTLAEAVHGQFSRIQFTPDLLPADVVGTMIFNIKDNDFSIKKGPVFANFVLADEINRAPAKVQSALLEVMQEKQVTIGDETMKLPKPFLVLATQNPIDQEGTYLLPEAQSDRFMLKCKIDYPSFEDERTVMRMVSTSHQPVIKPVISLQDIVDAKELINQIYLDEKIEKYILDMVFATRYPENYGLAELKNYIGFGASPRASINLAIASRTYAFLKGRAFVIPEDVKALAQDVLRHRIGLTFEAEAEEISAEEIVNRILAKIQAP from the coding sequence ATGTCAGAGATATATCAAGCAGAAGATATCCGCCAGTTGACGGAAAAAGTAAAAGAAAAAAACTACTTATTTTCTCTTCTGAGGCAGGAAATCAACAAAGTGATCATTGGGCAGGAATATATGATAGACCGTCTTTTGGTCGGGCTTCTTGGAAATGGACATGTCCTTTTGGAAGGAGTGCCGGGACTGGCAAAAACGTTGGCAATCAAGACCCTGGCGGAAGCTGTTCATGGTCAGTTTTCAAGGATACAGTTTACTCCGGATTTACTTCCTGCAGATGTTGTGGGAACCATGATCTTCAATATTAAAGACAATGATTTTTCTATAAAAAAAGGTCCGGTTTTTGCAAATTTTGTATTGGCGGATGAGATTAACCGTGCTCCTGCAAAAGTACAATCGGCTCTGCTGGAAGTGATGCAGGAAAAGCAGGTCACCATCGGTGATGAAACCATGAAACTTCCAAAACCATTTTTAGTGCTGGCTACCCAGAACCCGATTGATCAGGAAGGAACCTATCTGCTTCCGGAAGCTCAAAGTGACCGTTTTATGCTGAAATGTAAAATAGATTACCCGAGTTTTGAAGACGAAAGAACGGTGATGAGAATGGTTTCCACTTCACATCAGCCAGTCATTAAACCTGTGATATCATTGCAGGATATTGTAGATGCTAAAGAACTGATCAATCAGATTTATCTGGATGAAAAGATCGAAAAATATATCCTGGATATGGTTTTTGCAACGCGTTATCCGGAAAACTACGGACTTGCTGAACTTAAAAATTACATCGGTTTCGGAGCTTCTCCAAGAGCATCCATCAACCTGGCGATTGCATCCAGAACGTATGCATTCCTGAAAGGCAGAGCATTTGTTATTCCTGAAGATGTAAAAGCATTGGCTCAGGATGTATTAAGACACAGAATTGGTCTTACTTTCGAGGCAGAAGCAGAAGAAATTTCAGCAGAAGAAATCGTCAACAGAATTTTAGCAAAAATTCAGGCACCGTAA
- a CDS encoding BatD family protein, with the protein MKKILFILSFLICANAFSQILSSKLEKQTIALGEVNRLTIKIENVHELQVVAAPKNELLPFHFEEIKDSIGQNQNSYERKIQFSVYDEGKFTIPELEFNVGGKILKTIPYEVDVINTAQKADQINDIMNNKEVKLETKDYWELYKFYILAVLSVIALIIAVIMFIKWGRKSKSSPAVATNQTLKELDSLKKKKYIEGGNFRSFYVELIEISRTFIAKQYHLPADVLLTDDLIDVMKRNNTISEENEKIVEDVFLRGDLVKFAKTFPDQTTMEKDFADIRDFVKRSSKDLEFENLRKDV; encoded by the coding sequence TTGAAAAAAATATTATTCATACTGTCTTTTCTAATCTGTGCAAATGCTTTTTCACAGATATTGTCCTCTAAACTTGAAAAACAGACCATTGCTTTAGGCGAAGTCAATCGCTTAACGATTAAAATTGAAAATGTTCATGAGCTGCAGGTGGTTGCTGCTCCTAAAAACGAGTTGCTGCCTTTCCATTTTGAAGAAATAAAAGACAGTATTGGACAAAACCAGAATTCTTACGAGAGAAAAATCCAATTTTCAGTCTATGATGAAGGAAAATTCACCATTCCTGAACTGGAATTTAACGTAGGAGGAAAGATTCTAAAAACCATTCCTTACGAAGTTGATGTGATCAATACTGCCCAAAAAGCAGACCAGATCAATGATATCATGAATAATAAAGAGGTAAAGCTTGAAACCAAAGATTATTGGGAGCTTTATAAATTCTATATTCTGGCTGTTCTTTCAGTAATTGCTTTGATTATTGCAGTTATTATGTTTATCAAATGGGGCAGAAAATCGAAAAGCTCACCAGCTGTTGCTACCAACCAGACTTTAAAAGAGCTGGATTCTTTAAAAAAGAAAAAATACATTGAAGGCGGTAACTTCCGTTCGTTCTATGTTGAATTAATAGAAATATCAAGAACATTTATTGCCAAACAATACCATCTTCCGGCAGATGTTCTTCTTACAGACGATCTTATTGACGTTATGAAAAGGAATAATACCATTTCCGAGGAAAACGAAAAAATAGTGGAAGATGTATTCTTAAGAGGGGATCTGGTGAAATTCGCCAAGACTTTCCCTGATCAGACCACTATGGAAAAAGATTTTGCGGATATCCGGGATTTTGTGAAGAGATCATCAAAAGATTTAGAATTTGAAAACTTAAGAAAGGATGTTTAA